The DNA window attagaaagcaCACACACATCAATTTAAGTCCTTTGCAGCCTAAGAAAAATAGCAATTTCAACTGTCATTTTCTATACGGCATCTACATAAAGTATAtatctccttttgttttctactttaaaatataaaaatttattttaaatctgcTTTATTCCTATCtttattattcttgttttttctgttttgaaatAGCAACAAAATATCACGTCTTGTCGGATACTCGAGTTTTGTTTAGGAACGCgatagcttttatttttaatatttttcaagaggatatttgtcttgaaaaaatcaaattgatattttttagtgtttttctaataattttaatttattaatataaaaacacatataaaaatatttttaaataaaaacacatattgCATCACAGTACTGATCACCCCCTTATAGCAAatcaaggaagaagaagaggcatAAACTCGATATCTGAGACCAGAACAGGATTAATTCGTACTCAAGAAATGAGAAATGGGatcttttaaccaaaaaaggcacatatataaaccatatattATAAAGTATACTCTGATATTGATGTGAGAAACCAGTGAAGTTTTTTGGGCCAATGCCCTTATTGATCCTTTTCATGATTTTGTCTTACATAAACATCCCTATCAATCTCctttcatgaaattaatttataacaacCCATCGATTCAAGACATGACATCAATgtactctctcttcttcttcttcttctttcttttttttttcttttattggatTAAGCAATTAATATACAATAACACACAATTAGTACTACCGACATAGGAACTAGTAATAATCAAACTCACTGGTAAAActctaattcaaaaataaaataaaaataatgacaaaaaacaagaaaaaaattaaaatttaaaaatcatatcatcATCCACACACACAGCTAACTAAAAGAAACTGTGGTGGCGCTTCTTAATGGAGCTCACATCTAGAAAGATTTTCCAGAATCTATGGTCAATATTTCTTCTCCATCATGTTTAGGAGTATCTGATCAAGTCAGCGAGAGATATCAGACTTTATTGGGTAGCCCAGTTGCTGCTCCATCTCCCAACTTAGCTTTGACGCCACCCCAGAATGCTCAGCTTCATAATCCTATATGTACACACAAATCATATGAGAAATTGACGGCCTAGACCATGTTGACTGTgttaaagaagatgaaaaaatttgTACCTCAAGCTTGCACATGAGTTCATGGGCAGTGTGGGCTGAAACAATAATGTGTCGGGCAGCTGGTGTTACGAATCCTTCATCGACAGCCTTGTCTATGAATGATAGAAGGGAGTTGTAGTACCCATCAACATTCAACAACCCCACctgaaaccaagaaaaaagtAGATGTTTCTTTTACTCTTTTACcctcttttatatttaaatgaaaagtatttttgttttgttttttcattttatctccTATTGTTTTTCACCGCCTTGACATGATCATCAAGTAATTATCAAAGAGTAATATGCTAATTTCATTGTAAATTCTTTGGAATTGactttttcaaaaattcttttaCATTCAATGTGTAGATTCGATTAACCCGCatgtagctaaaaaaaaaaactaaaactaaaactacgtcgttttagttttagttaaaaatCGGATTAACAAGTTATTGAGTTGAGTTTAACTGGAATAACTTCAATGCTAGGGCAGTGATATTGAAGATAATCTTTGCATAAATATATGAAGAAAATCTTCAATACCGGTTTATCGTGGATTCCCAATTGAGCCCAAGTGATGACCTCCAAGAGTTcttccaaggttccatacccaCCTGTGAGAGGATTTTGAGTTAAATTCACTGTGTCCAATATGGTACTTGACCGTTGTATCCACAGTTATCTTGAGTTGTAAAATCTTATGAGCTCAATGATCGGCTTGCATTTATTGGTAAATTGTAAGATATTGAGTTGCACTTCAACCAGTACGCGGCAGGTAATTTAAACATCAACATAATTATTGCTCGAAGTgttgattaatttcttattttaggAGTAATTAAGTACCTGGTAAGGCTATAAATGCATCAGCTTGGCGAGCCATTTCAGCTTTGCGTTGGTGCATACCTGATACAGCTCTTACTTCTCCCACAGTCTCCCCTGTAATCTGAAATTACCACATTAAGTAAGTAAGATTCTGCGCTTATAACCCTTTTCTCCAAGTGATTTTAAGCTGATTAATTAAAGTAACTACCTCTCTTGGCATAAGAGTCTTGGGAATAACTCTGcaacaaagaagagaaaaaaatgagagaactCAAGATAAATACGAGAGGGAGAAGTGACAGAGGGAGAGGGAAGTGGGAAACCAAAGGCAAAAACATTACCCCAACACATGGCGGCCACCATCATATACAGCTTGAGAGATCAAGCCCATGAGACCAATGCTGCCTCCTCCATAAACCAAGTCAATGTTCCTTTCAACCTGCAAAATCTTTAttgctcttaattttttttaattaacaaa is part of the Populus trichocarpa isolate Nisqually-1 chromosome 2, P.trichocarpa_v4.1, whole genome shotgun sequence genome and encodes:
- the LOC7490656 gene encoding cytokinin riboside 5'-monophosphate phosphoribohydrolase LOG1 isoform X1, encoding MEIPHQQQRQPSMKSRFRRVCVFCGSSPGKNPNYQHAAVQLGKQLILQVERNIDLVYGGGSIGLMGLISQAVYDGGRHVLGVIPKTLMPREITGETVGEVRAVSGMHQRKAEMARQADAFIALPGGYGTLEELLEVITWAQLGIHDKPVGLLNVDGYYNSLLSFIDKAVDEGFVTPAARHIIVSAHTAHELMCKLEDYEAEHSGVASKLSWEMEQQLGYPIKSDISR
- the LOC7490656 gene encoding cytokinin riboside 5'-monophosphate phosphoribohydrolase LOG1 isoform X2, producing MEIPHQQQRQPSMKSRFRRVCVFCGSSPGKNPNYQHAAVQLGKQLVERNIDLVYGGGSIGLMGLISQAVYDGGRHVLGVIPKTLMPREITGETVGEVRAVSGMHQRKAEMARQADAFIALPGGYGTLEELLEVITWAQLGIHDKPVGLLNVDGYYNSLLSFIDKAVDEGFVTPAARHIIVSAHTAHELMCKLEDYEAEHSGVASKLSWEMEQQLGYPIKSDISR